From the genome of Leptotrichia sp. oral taxon 847:
TAGATTTGTTCCATTCATAGTAACTCTGATTTAAGCTATATGCACAAAATCCATGATTTGTTAGTATCCTAGAAGCAATATTAGCATAGGCGCAGTTTCTTCCACGACAATAGACAATGATTTTTTTATCTTTTGGCAAATCTTCCAATCTTCCTTCCAACATTTTCATTGGAATATTTATGGCATTTTCAATATGATTAGAATTAAATTCATCTTCTGGTCGCAAGTCGATTATTAAAACATTTTCTTTTTTTACCATCTCTTGTGCTTCTTTAACAGTTAAAATTTTTGCCTTGCAACATTTTTCATAAAACTCGTCGTGAATTTTTTGAACATCAGAAAGCTGTGTTTCTCCAACATTTATCAAAAGATACACCAAATCAATAATTTTTTCATTGG
Proteins encoded in this window:
- a CDS encoding metalloregulator ArsR/SmtB family transcription factor, with amino-acid sequence MDELCIKYKNSLYNGLSKIGKCLSSDKRIEILDLLAQGKKTVEKISLETGMTVANTSRHLQILKDGNLVSCEKKKNFVVYKISNEKIIDLVYLLINVGETQLSDVQKIHDEFYEKCCKAKILTVKEAQEMVKKENVLIIDLRPEDEFNSNHIENAINIPMKMLEGRLEDLPKDKKIIVYCRGRNCAYANIASRILTNHGFCAYSLNQSYYEWNKSKI